DNA sequence from the Halorussus sp. MSC15.2 genome:
GGCAACTAGTTGTGATTCCACATGTGGGGGATGTGACTGCGTTGACAATTGGTGTTTGGATGGAGCTATGCCGAAATCAAACAAGACGGCTTGTGCAACCTGTAACGACGGTGAGTGCATCATAAATAACTCCTGCGGTTGCTGATTCGAGTTTGTTAGCAGGAACGGTCTAGTTAGCGCAGCTTGTGAAGTGAGCAGGTCATGCGGTTGGTTGGAGTGAAGTTCCAGACCTGCTCAACGAGACGTTAGACACCGCTTCTCTTGAATTGTTGGTAGCGCGAGCGGACGCCCGTCAGGGCGTTCGCCGTCCGGCTCCGCACTGCCGGATGTCCTCTTAGAGAATGCATTAAACGGTCGCGTGGAACGGTCTAGGGTTGGGTGCAGTGACTAGCTGACAGCAATGAGACTCACCGTCGGCAACACCGACGCTGGTCGAAGTTGACAACACCATGCCGGATTGACGGTGATTAGTTCTGGGTGTACGTTGCAACCGACCTTGACACGAAGGTGTTGTCCTATTTGGACGGCAAGACACCGATCCGGCAGCTCGTTATGTGCGGTCTCACTCAGAAACACGATTGTTCACAATTTATACATTTGGTCGATGGGTTCAGACTCTCAGGATGGGAATCGACCGCTTTATTCGTTGCGGGCGCAGTCGGCAGAGCGTCCACCAGTGGCTTGCGTTGTTTGTCTTTTGCTATGATTCCAGTGACTTCACCAAGTGCTCGATGAACGTACACTAGCTAAGGAGAAAACTAGATACTACTGTTATTATATGCCTATTTTATATGGTAGCGTTCAATACTAGGCATTCACTCAAACTCCGCTTGCTTAAATCGCCAATATCCGAAGGTAACCGGTAGAAAAATCCAAGCGAGCAACATTACTATTCCAAATAAATTCGGAAGGTGAGGGGCACTTGTTGTCTTTCCAGTTAGAACCAATCCAAATAAATCAGATACGTATCTGTTTGCGCCTGCAAAGGCTTCAAACGGGCTAATACGACTTGCATAGAGGTACCAAGTTGGACCATCTGCATATGTCAGTATCTCTGCCAGTTCTATATTTTCAGTGGACGGATTTCCAGTTATTAATATTGAAAGGAGAGGTAGTCCCAGTTGCGTCCAGAGGGGGCCGAAGAACGCATATAAACCAAACATGATACCAATCGCTCGCCGTCCAGAAGAAACGAAACTTGAAACTCCAACGGTGGCTCCCATCCACGCGACTCCATAGAGAAAGAGCGTCCACGTTCCGGAGACTATATCTATAAGATTGAAATTACCTACTTGGAGGACAACTAGAGTTCCGAGTAACACTACTGATACTAAAATTCCAATAACAAGAACCACAGTTCGGCCAATAAACTTACCGAAAACTAAGTCCCATCGTTTACTAGGGAAACCAAGTAGTAAACGAAT
Encoded proteins:
- a CDS encoding ABC transporter permease, with protein sequence MKDALIIAKKDITDAFRTNTVWTAVGFMTILVLARWISIGPKFIELSSHPFLLATAQFDLWLPLFAIVIGYNSVVGERETGRIRLLLGFPSKRWDLVFGKFIGRTVVLVIGILVSVVLLGTLVVLQVGNFNLIDIVSGTWTLFLYGVAWMGATVGVSSFVSSGRRAIGIMFGLYAFFGPLWTQLGLPLLSILITGNPSTENIELAEILTYADGPTWYLYASRISPFEAFAGANRYVSDLFGLVLTGKTTSAPHLPNLFGIVMLLAWIFLPVTFGYWRFKQAEFE